One Sinorhizobium arboris LMG 14919 genomic region harbors:
- a CDS encoding sigma-54-dependent Fis family transcriptional regulator produces the protein MQHVSGLERARAALEQGGRIPAAAVTPLVAESWQRCRDLGLDPSGIPRDVVIPFGDVRHRRDANAVLRSLALAEMQLLHTQIAGSNFMIALADADGVVLDTISDAHFAESSVGRSIIPGSMWGESERGTNALGLVARERQPVAVYGREHYFNCHGHLSCMAAPILDTNGEVLGLLDASCSNEARQQHTHALVRMAAAQIENGLIFREKPGNFIFAFHPRAEYLDTLSAGLLAVSGDGTVVLVNRPGMALLAGLPAAHGVHFDRLFEAGFGAAMDGLLGGGIIRVRDRAGSGVFMVCRQIGEGMAMRSKTRAAPSLPTLISHPEEPDFVCEDRLLKRAMAELTEAAALRMPVHIFGETGTGKELMARHLHKVSRRKGEFVALNCGAVPEPLFIAEIFGHERGAYTNARDDGAPGLARAADGGTLFLDEVADIPLASQTALLRFLDSMEVRAVGGQKVHKVDVQIVSATNRNLHDMVKDRAFRADLLYRLNAITIKLPVLSERSDFPLVVQHLMKRLAPQTAITDAAIARLARRAWPGNIRELNAALQRALIRRQTDYLDEDSFDESDEDAVIDCCMSCLDNTLSRRRCSEIRTTYRQTGNNASETARLLRLSRTTVHKHIR, from the coding sequence ATGCAGCATGTTTCCGGACTCGAGCGGGCACGCGCCGCTCTCGAACAGGGTGGCCGGATCCCAGCCGCCGCAGTGACACCGCTCGTTGCCGAAAGCTGGCAACGGTGTCGAGACCTCGGCCTCGATCCCTCGGGTATTCCACGCGACGTCGTCATTCCCTTCGGCGACGTGCGCCACAGACGGGATGCGAATGCGGTGCTGAGATCCTTGGCGCTTGCAGAAATGCAGCTCCTCCACACGCAGATCGCAGGTTCGAATTTCATGATCGCGCTTGCGGACGCCGACGGTGTCGTGCTCGACACGATCAGTGACGCGCATTTTGCCGAGAGCTCTGTCGGACGTTCCATCATTCCCGGCAGCATGTGGGGGGAAAGCGAGCGCGGGACCAACGCGCTCGGCCTCGTCGCGCGGGAACGTCAGCCGGTCGCCGTCTATGGACGCGAGCACTACTTCAACTGCCATGGGCACCTGAGCTGCATGGCCGCCCCGATCCTGGATACCAACGGCGAGGTCCTTGGCCTGCTGGATGCCTCCTGCTCGAACGAAGCACGTCAGCAGCATACGCACGCGCTCGTGCGTATGGCGGCCGCGCAGATCGAGAATGGGCTCATCTTTCGCGAGAAACCCGGCAATTTCATCTTCGCCTTCCATCCGCGCGCGGAATATCTCGATACCCTGTCCGCAGGCCTTCTCGCCGTCTCGGGCGACGGCACCGTAGTGTTGGTGAACCGACCGGGCATGGCGCTTCTTGCCGGGCTGCCGGCAGCGCACGGCGTGCATTTCGACCGTCTGTTCGAGGCCGGCTTCGGCGCGGCTATGGATGGGCTGCTGGGCGGCGGGATCATCCGCGTTCGCGACCGGGCCGGCAGCGGCGTGTTCATGGTCTGCCGCCAAATCGGTGAGGGCATGGCGATGCGCTCCAAGACACGGGCGGCCCCTTCCCTTCCGACCCTCATCAGCCACCCCGAAGAGCCGGACTTTGTTTGCGAGGATCGGTTGCTCAAGCGCGCCATGGCCGAATTGACCGAAGCGGCAGCGCTTCGCATGCCGGTCCATATTTTCGGGGAGACCGGGACTGGCAAGGAGTTGATGGCCCGCCATCTGCATAAGGTGAGCCGGCGAAAGGGTGAATTCGTCGCCCTCAATTGCGGCGCCGTGCCGGAGCCCCTGTTTATCGCGGAGATTTTCGGTCACGAGCGCGGCGCCTACACGAATGCTCGTGACGACGGTGCGCCGGGGCTCGCGCGCGCCGCCGATGGCGGCACCCTGTTTCTTGATGAGGTTGCAGACATTCCGCTTGCCTCCCAGACAGCACTACTGCGCTTTCTCGACTCGATGGAAGTGCGCGCCGTGGGCGGACAAAAGGTCCACAAGGTCGACGTTCAGATCGTTTCGGCCACAAATCGGAACCTGCATGACATGGTGAAGGACCGGGCGTTCCGTGCCGATCTGCTCTACCGGCTCAACGCCATCACGATAAAGCTGCCCGTCCTAAGCGAACGATCCGATTTCCCGCTCGTCGTGCAGCACTTGATGAAGAGGCTTGCGCCTCAGACGGCAATCACGGACGCGGCTATTGCTCGCCTCGCGCGGCGCGCCTGGCCCGGTAACATCCGCGAACTGAACGCGGCTCTCCAGCGGGCGCTCATTCGACGGCAGACGGACTATCTCGATGAGGATTCATTCGATGAATCGGATGAGGATGCTGTAATCGATTGCTGCATGAGCTGTCTGGACAATACCCTCAGCAGGCGGCGATGCTCCGAAATCCGCACCACTTATCGGCAGACCGGAAACAATGCGTCTGAAACTGCACGTTTGCTCAGGCTCTCTCGAACGACGGTCCACAAGCATATCCGATGA
- a CDS encoding conjugal transfer protein TrbF, giving the protein MAANRVPENPYLAARQEWTERYGSYVRAAAAWRFVGILGLTMAVIGFGYAMYLSTQVKLVPYIVEVDKLGTSVTAGFPEQIEYADVRVVRATLGNFVTSFRSITPDAVVQKQYIDRTYALLRTSEPSTEKINAWFRGNSPFEKAKTATVAIEVNNIVALSNQTYQIDWTEYERDRKGKETGTRRFRGIVTVALTAPQDEATIRLNPIGLYVRDFDWTAQL; this is encoded by the coding sequence ATGGCAGCGAATCGCGTCCCCGAAAACCCCTATCTCGCCGCGCGGCAGGAATGGACGGAACGTTACGGATCCTATGTGCGAGCCGCCGCGGCATGGCGTTTCGTCGGCATTCTGGGCCTGACCATGGCCGTGATCGGCTTCGGATATGCCATGTATCTCAGTACCCAGGTGAAGCTCGTGCCCTACATCGTCGAGGTGGACAAACTCGGAACGTCGGTGACAGCCGGCTTCCCTGAACAGATCGAATATGCGGATGTGCGCGTGGTACGTGCGACTCTCGGCAATTTCGTAACCAGCTTCCGTTCGATCACGCCCGATGCCGTCGTCCAGAAACAATATATCGACCGCACATATGCTCTTCTTCGAACGTCCGAGCCATCGACGGAGAAGATCAACGCGTGGTTTCGGGGCAATTCGCCTTTCGAGAAGGCCAAGACCGCAACGGTCGCCATCGAGGTAAACAACATCGTGGCGCTCTCGAACCAGACCTATCAGATCGACTGGACTGAGTACGAGCGGGATCGAAAGGGCAAGGAAACTGGCACACGCCGGTTTCGTGGGATCGTAACGGTCGCGCTGACCGCGCCGCAGGACGAGGCAACCATCCGCCTCAATCCGATCGGTCTCTACGTCCGGGATTTCGACTGGACGGCACAACTTTAA
- the trbI gene encoding IncP-type conjugal transfer protein TrbI produces the protein MVQSLQLGASSQADDQKGMRRLNRVPIIVAIIVIVFFVGIIVIGLSWRGLVFNRSNDIESASDPPATSFGDQLKRGVTDGIIGEPVERETFQPTPVTEQKVGKQEPVVDRRPAAREERRPGLESEEEWKARLKREQHEQYIREAQRQRMARLLARATALESPLKVDISDVEKAANAADASQQNTPATANSASDLYAAAMNSGLMGQNVDQNGQMSKEDFFNQDIKDLGYLPNKIVPQMSPYELKRGSVIPATLITGLNSDLPGRISAQVSQNVYDSATGYRVLIPQGAKLFGRYDSKISFGQDRVLVVWTDLIFPNGSTLQIGGMAGTDAEGYGGFADKVDRHLWRTFGSAALTALIGTGIDMSMPQSSTRSTQETASDAARRNFADGFGQVVEQTISKNLNVQPTIRIRPGYKFNVLVDQDIIFPSGYRAN, from the coding sequence ATGGTGCAGTCGCTGCAACTCGGCGCGTCAAGCCAGGCAGACGATCAGAAGGGCATGCGTCGCCTCAATCGCGTGCCGATCATTGTCGCCATCATCGTCATCGTTTTCTTCGTCGGTATCATCGTGATCGGCCTCTCATGGCGGGGTCTCGTCTTCAATCGAAGCAATGATATCGAAAGCGCGTCGGACCCGCCCGCGACCAGTTTCGGCGACCAACTCAAACGCGGTGTAACGGACGGCATTATCGGCGAGCCGGTCGAACGCGAGACCTTCCAGCCGACGCCTGTCACCGAGCAGAAGGTCGGGAAACAGGAGCCGGTTGTCGATCGCCGGCCGGCGGCGCGCGAAGAACGACGCCCCGGGTTGGAGTCCGAAGAGGAATGGAAGGCCCGACTGAAGCGCGAGCAGCACGAGCAGTATATTCGCGAGGCTCAGCGCCAGCGGATGGCGCGCCTACTGGCGCGCGCCACGGCACTCGAATCGCCCTTGAAGGTCGATATCTCCGACGTCGAGAAGGCGGCAAATGCTGCGGACGCCAGTCAGCAGAATACACCGGCGACAGCAAACAGCGCCTCGGACCTCTATGCCGCTGCGATGAATTCCGGGCTCATGGGGCAGAATGTCGATCAAAACGGCCAGATGTCCAAGGAGGATTTCTTCAATCAGGATATCAAGGATCTCGGTTATCTTCCGAACAAGATCGTGCCTCAAATGTCGCCCTATGAGCTAAAGCGCGGCTCGGTCATTCCAGCCACGTTGATCACCGGCCTCAACTCCGACCTGCCCGGGCGCATTTCTGCGCAGGTCAGCCAGAACGTCTACGACAGCGCGACCGGCTATCGGGTCCTCATCCCGCAAGGCGCCAAGCTGTTCGGCCGATATGACTCGAAGATTTCATTCGGACAGGATCGGGTGCTGGTCGTCTGGACAGATCTCATTTTTCCAAACGGATCGACTCTGCAAATCGGCGGCATGGCGGGTACGGACGCCGAAGGCTATGGCGGCTTTGCTGACAAGGTCGACCGGCATCTCTGGCGGACTTTCGGATCGGCCGCGTTGACCGCGCTGATCGGGACAGGGATCGACATGTCGATGCCTCAGAGTTCGACGCGTAGCACGCAGGAGACAGCGTCAGACGCCGCGAGGCGGAATTTCGCGGATGGTTTCGGCCAAGTGGTAGAACAGACAATCTCGAAAAATCTGAATGTGCAGCCGACCATCCGTATTCGGCCGGGCTACAAGTTCAATGTCCTCGTCGACCAGGACATCATATTTCCGTCCGGCTATCGTGCAAATTAG
- the trbG gene encoding P-type conjugative transfer protein TrbG yields MHRNGLIAAAGCMAGLVFAAGAHAQSMTTNEVRGTKLSSKWRGTPGLVTTGPDGKVIFLYGETQPSVVCSPLQVCDIELQGGEIVRDVLVGDTVRWKVEPATSGATGGQAVHLIVKPSEPGLVTSMVVTTSRRTYHIQLKSHPSQYMARVGFEYPEDVSTKLADINARLETGGIPGTAPDKLNFSYSVSGNAPWRPKRVYSDGVKTYIQFPRSISGQDAPVLFVVSGGQDRIVNYRMKNDMMIVDYAVDKAILVSGVGWRQQKITIRRGG; encoded by the coding sequence ATGCACAGAAATGGATTGATCGCAGCGGCCGGATGCATGGCCGGACTCGTCTTTGCGGCGGGCGCTCACGCACAAAGCATGACCACAAACGAGGTGCGGGGCACCAAACTGTCAAGCAAATGGCGTGGAACGCCAGGCCTCGTCACCACGGGGCCGGATGGAAAGGTCATTTTCCTATACGGGGAAACGCAGCCGTCCGTCGTCTGCTCTCCGCTGCAGGTCTGTGATATCGAGCTGCAGGGCGGAGAAATCGTCCGCGACGTACTGGTTGGCGACACCGTTCGTTGGAAGGTCGAACCGGCGACATCAGGCGCGACCGGTGGACAAGCGGTCCATCTGATTGTCAAGCCCTCGGAACCTGGTCTCGTCACTTCCATGGTGGTTACGACATCGCGTCGCACATACCACATTCAGCTCAAATCCCACCCGAGCCAATACATGGCACGCGTAGGGTTCGAATATCCCGAGGATGTTTCAACAAAGCTCGCCGACATCAATGCGCGCCTCGAAACAGGAGGTATTCCCGGAACCGCGCCGGATAAGCTCAACTTCTCCTACTCCGTGAGTGGAAACGCGCCGTGGAGACCGAAGCGGGTCTATTCGGACGGGGTGAAAACCTACATTCAGTTTCCGAGGTCCATTTCTGGCCAGGATGCCCCCGTGCTGTTCGTCGTCTCCGGCGGGCAGGATCGCATCGTCAACTATCGCATGAAGAACGACATGATGATCGTCGACTATGCCGTCGACAAGGCGATCCTCGTTTCCGGTGTTGGCTGGCGCCAGCAGAAGATTACCATCCGGCGGGGAGGTTGA
- a CDS encoding aromatic/alkene/methane monooxygenase hydroxylase/oxygenase subunit alpha: MMTSLTLNKITSQRGISVGEATKKISDLGWNPTYVQEAMTFPTDYKITKAPRDPMKQVLRSYFPMQEEKDNRVYGALDAALRGDMFRNVEPRWVEWMKLFLAIIPFPEISAARSMAMVARLAPGEDLRTGFTMQMVDEFRHSTIQMNLKKWYMENYIDPAGFDITEEAFGKCYATTIGRQFGEGFITGDTMTAACMYLTVVAETAFTNTLFVAMPSEAARNGDYALPTVFLSVQSDESRHIGNGHSLLMAALKEPDNHLLLERDMRYAFWQNHAIVDAAIGTFIEYGTTNRDKSKESYAEMWHRWIFEDYYRTYMLPLEKYGIKIHHDDVQTAWKRITEKFYVHKIAQFFAVGWPVNFWRIEAQREQDFEWFEHKYPGWYAQFGDFWKWYDKLSHRGEKVITFNEDVGYVYPHRCWSSLVPCVVREDIVTDVIDGQLHTFAHEIDRWTAVEAFSDEYQGRPTPAMGRFSGKREWETLYHGWDLADAIKDLNFVRSDGKTLVPQPHLRFDDKEMWTLDDVRGHTLQSPLTLLREMTPDAREKHLAEYRAGFQVRPFN; the protein is encoded by the coding sequence ATCATGACGTCGTTGACGCTCAACAAGATAACCTCGCAGCGCGGAATATCCGTCGGTGAGGCGACGAAGAAGATATCCGATCTCGGCTGGAATCCGACCTATGTCCAGGAAGCGATGACCTTCCCGACGGATTACAAGATCACCAAGGCGCCTCGCGATCCGATGAAGCAGGTGCTCAGATCCTATTTCCCGATGCAGGAGGAAAAGGATAACCGCGTCTATGGCGCGCTCGACGCAGCGTTGCGTGGCGACATGTTCCGCAATGTCGAGCCGCGCTGGGTGGAGTGGATGAAGCTCTTCCTGGCGATCATTCCCTTCCCGGAAATTTCCGCCGCGCGCTCCATGGCGATGGTGGCCCGTCTTGCCCCCGGTGAGGATCTCAGAACCGGCTTCACCATGCAGATGGTCGACGAGTTTCGCCATTCCACCATCCAGATGAATCTGAAGAAGTGGTACATGGAGAACTATATTGATCCCGCAGGCTTCGACATCACCGAGGAAGCCTTCGGCAAGTGCTACGCGACGACGATCGGCCGGCAGTTCGGCGAGGGCTTCATCACCGGCGACACGATGACGGCCGCCTGTATGTATCTCACCGTCGTCGCCGAGACCGCATTCACCAACACGCTCTTCGTCGCGATGCCGTCGGAAGCGGCCCGCAACGGTGACTACGCCTTGCCGACCGTGTTCCTCTCCGTGCAATCCGACGAGAGCCGGCACATCGGCAACGGTCACTCGCTGCTGATGGCGGCACTGAAGGAACCGGACAACCATCTGCTCCTCGAGCGCGACATGCGCTACGCCTTCTGGCAGAACCACGCGATCGTCGACGCCGCCATCGGCACCTTCATCGAATACGGTACCACCAACCGCGACAAGTCGAAGGAATCCTATGCGGAGATGTGGCATCGCTGGATCTTCGAGGACTACTACCGCACCTACATGCTGCCGCTCGAGAAATACGGCATCAAGATCCACCACGACGACGTCCAGACTGCGTGGAAACGCATCACCGAGAAGTTCTACGTCCACAAGATCGCGCAGTTCTTCGCAGTCGGCTGGCCGGTCAATTTCTGGCGCATCGAAGCCCAGCGCGAGCAGGACTTCGAGTGGTTCGAGCATAAGTACCCGGGCTGGTATGCCCAGTTCGGCGACTTCTGGAAGTGGTACGACAAGCTCAGCCATCGCGGCGAGAAGGTCATCACCTTCAACGAGGATGTCGGCTACGTCTATCCGCATCGCTGCTGGTCGAGCCTGGTGCCATGCGTCGTGCGCGAGGACATCGTCACCGACGTGATCGACGGGCAACTCCACACCTTCGCACACGAGATCGATCGCTGGACGGCGGTGGAGGCCTTCTCCGACGAGTACCAGGGGCGTCCGACCCCGGCCATGGGCCGCTTCAGCGGCAAGCGCGAGTGGGAGACCCTCTATCACGGTTGGGATCTCGCCGATGCGATCAAGGATCTCAATTTCGTCCGCTCCGACGGCAAGACGCTCGTTCCGCAACCGCATCTGCGGTTCGACGACAAGGAGATGTGGACCCTCGACGACGTTCGTGGCCACACGCTGCAGTCGCCTTTGACCCTGCTGCGCGAAATGACCCCGGACGCCCGCGAGAAGCATCTCGCCGAATACCGTGCCGGCTTCCAGGTGCGGCCCTTCAATTGA
- the trbH gene encoding conjugal transfer protein TrbH, with translation MRILFLLLLVTVLLSGCQSDDVGLTAKATPMPATGPAASAIAGDMASRLAEQIGPAGTTTIKMSKDTSEFAMALEAALKGWGYTVITDGKVGRDVKPIELAYSIDGVEGQVLARLSTPSIALGRAYTATSDGAIPASPLSIMQRS, from the coding sequence ATGCGGATACTTTTCCTTTTACTTCTCGTTACTGTTCTTCTTTCCGGTTGCCAAAGCGACGACGTGGGCTTGACCGCCAAGGCTACCCCTATGCCGGCGACCGGGCCCGCTGCGAGCGCCATCGCCGGTGACATGGCAAGCCGGCTTGCCGAGCAAATCGGCCCCGCCGGCACGACAACCATCAAGATGAGCAAGGACACGTCAGAGTTCGCGATGGCGCTCGAGGCGGCCCTGAAGGGCTGGGGCTACACGGTCATTACCGACGGGAAAGTCGGACGAGACGTCAAGCCGATCGAACTCGCCTACTCGATCGATGGCGTCGAGGGTCAGGTGCTCGCAAGACTTTCGACGCCGTCAATTGCTCTTGGCAGGGCCTATACGGCGACGTCCGATGGCGCCATACCAGCAAGCCCGCTTTCGATCATGCAACGGAGCTGA
- a CDS encoding ribbon-helix-helix domain-containing protein has protein sequence MCKTLTARGPQPFRKISRPLRIAGHSTSICLEAAFWQVLDAMAVAEGVTTPKLISVLHEEAAHMYEDLPNFASVLRTLCLLHESGR, from the coding sequence ATGTGCAAAACCCTTACTGCGAGGGGCCCGCAGCCTTTCCGGAAAATCAGCCGGCCGCTGAGGATTGCGGGTCATTCGACGAGCATCTGTCTGGAGGCCGCCTTCTGGCAGGTGCTCGATGCGATGGCGGTCGCCGAGGGCGTGACAACGCCGAAGCTCATTTCTGTCCTGCACGAGGAAGCCGCCCACATGTACGAGGACCTGCCGAATTTTGCCTCAGTGCTTAGAACCCTCTGTCTTCTGCATGAGAGCGGACGGTGA
- a CDS encoding WD40 repeat domain-containing protein, which translates to MNQESARNLTMFDLFARSWQRRATVMDLRFNAAGTAVAFAGADGSLAIAPLADAEAPEKRIRVSADFGRATIRPRKAPPPPLIETATLDDRTLPLAAGPADRFIVASGAGELLFVDASGEIESAGIRVGGPVMALDHRAANGITAMSDGVDLFLSHHRSPPVRLEPENCGIAAIALSPDGLHVAAGTANGLLLWETSEATDPQSIHLPARPIAIRWSGDGRWLACPLGRQGIGLVEVATKRTAVLHDFPVPVESSCWSGPSNALIASGAFRIAAWTMEAPPLADSRSGALIAGRSGLVAVDRVAAHPTRNLVAASYASGQIVVARIGGADELVVRHAGEAVTALEWSANGSHLAIGTADGTAAIVTFPPQIFKS; encoded by the coding sequence ATGAACCAGGAGAGTGCCCGCAATCTCACAATGTTCGATCTGTTCGCGCGAAGCTGGCAACGACGAGCAACCGTTATGGACTTGCGTTTCAACGCCGCCGGCACGGCGGTCGCCTTCGCCGGCGCTGACGGCAGTTTGGCGATCGCCCCGCTTGCCGACGCGGAAGCGCCCGAGAAGCGCATTCGCGTCAGCGCCGATTTCGGCCGGGCGACGATCCGGCCCCGCAAGGCGCCACCGCCGCCGTTGATCGAGACGGCGACCCTTGACGATCGCACACTTCCTCTTGCCGCGGGGCCGGCGGATCGTTTCATCGTCGCGAGCGGCGCGGGCGAACTCCTGTTTGTTGACGCCAGCGGCGAGATCGAAAGCGCCGGAATACGGGTGGGCGGCCCCGTCATGGCGCTTGACCACCGGGCGGCAAACGGAATTACCGCCATGAGCGACGGCGTGGACCTTTTTCTTTCGCACCACCGCAGCCCACCCGTTCGGCTGGAACCGGAGAATTGCGGGATCGCCGCGATTGCGCTGTCGCCGGACGGACTTCACGTTGCGGCCGGCACGGCAAACGGGCTGCTCCTTTGGGAAACCTCGGAGGCGACGGATCCGCAGAGCATCCACCTTCCCGCTCGACCGATCGCGATAAGATGGAGCGGCGACGGCCGCTGGCTGGCCTGTCCTCTCGGGCGGCAGGGCATTGGACTCGTCGAAGTCGCCACGAAACGGACGGCGGTCCTGCATGATTTTCCCGTGCCCGTGGAGTCGAGCTGCTGGAGCGGGCCGTCCAATGCGTTGATCGCCTCAGGAGCATTCCGCATCGCGGCCTGGACGATGGAAGCGCCCCCGCTGGCCGACAGCAGGTCGGGCGCGCTGATTGCCGGCCGATCGGGGCTCGTCGCCGTCGACCGCGTGGCCGCCCATCCCACGAGAAATCTGGTCGCCGCCAGCTATGCCAGTGGCCAGATCGTCGTCGCCCGCATTGGCGGCGCGGACGAATTGGTGGTTCGCCACGCCGGAGAAGCGGTCACCGCGCTCGAGTGGTCGGCCAACGGAAGCCATCTCGCCATCGGTACGGCGGACGGGACTGCGGCAATTGTCACCTTCCCGCCGCAAATCTTCAAATCATGA
- a CDS encoding NAD(P)-dependent alcohol dehydrogenase: MKAQVLNRYDDDLKTDQWVSLEEVADPKINKSTDVIVRIGGAGVCRTDLHIIEGVWRPHMDPGGDQLLPLIMGHENAGWVEEVGKEVEGIKVGDPVIVHPKISGGTCLACRRGFDMHGPGKFPGLDCNGGYAEYLCTSERNIVPLPRTLAPKDVAPYSDAGLTAYRAVKKATRHLLPGESCVVIGAGGLGHIGIQCLKAMCAADVIVVDKSDDSLALAGKIGADKLVKADGNEVEAVLAMTGGQGAEAVIDFVGERGTTTKGLAMTRPMGSYYVVGYGEDIRVPTVDMVITEKNIIGNLVGTWAELVELMALADRGLVELTTVEYRLADANRALQDLNNGRIHGRAVLIP, translated from the coding sequence ATGAAGGCTCAAGTGCTCAACCGATACGACGACGACCTGAAAACGGACCAGTGGGTCTCGCTCGAGGAGGTCGCCGATCCCAAAATCAACAAATCGACGGACGTCATCGTGCGCATAGGTGGCGCAGGCGTCTGCCGCACGGACCTGCACATAATCGAGGGCGTCTGGCGACCGCACATGGACCCGGGCGGCGACCAGCTCCTTCCGCTCATCATGGGACATGAGAATGCCGGATGGGTCGAAGAGGTCGGCAAGGAAGTCGAGGGCATCAAGGTCGGTGATCCGGTCATCGTCCATCCGAAGATTTCCGGAGGAACCTGCCTTGCCTGCCGACGCGGATTTGACATGCACGGCCCGGGAAAATTTCCGGGTCTCGATTGCAATGGCGGCTACGCCGAATATCTCTGCACCTCGGAGCGCAACATCGTGCCGCTTCCGCGGACGCTGGCGCCGAAGGATGTCGCGCCGTATTCCGACGCCGGGCTGACCGCCTATCGCGCGGTGAAGAAGGCAACGCGCCATCTTCTGCCGGGAGAAAGCTGCGTCGTGATCGGCGCCGGTGGCCTCGGCCATATCGGCATCCAGTGCCTGAAGGCAATGTGTGCCGCCGATGTCATCGTCGTCGACAAATCGGATGACTCCCTGGCGCTCGCCGGCAAGATCGGGGCCGACAAACTCGTCAAGGCTGATGGGAACGAGGTCGAGGCCGTGCTCGCAATGACCGGTGGGCAGGGTGCCGAAGCCGTCATCGATTTTGTCGGCGAGAGAGGCACGACGACCAAAGGGCTCGCCATGACGCGGCCGATGGGCAGCTACTACGTCGTGGGCTACGGCGAGGACATTCGCGTCCCGACCGTCGACATGGTCATCACCGAGAAGAACATCATTGGCAACCTGGTCGGCACGTGGGCCGAACTGGTTGAGTTGATGGCGCTCGCCGATCGGGGCCTCGTCGAATTGACAACGGTCGAATACCGTCTCGCCGACGCAAATCGGGCGCTCCAGGATCTGAACAACGGTCGCATCCATGGGCGGGCCGTTCTCATCCCTTGA
- a CDS encoding NADH:ubiquinone reductase (Na(+)-transporting) subunit F, which yields MSDAHTVRLEPVGVEFEVESGETVLNAAFRQGIALPHGCKEGQCSACKCVLLDGEVDMLRYSTFALNDMEKDTGHILLCRTLAYSDMAVELLNYDEEVLSKSIAVKTYYGRIVHIERLTHDIRGIEIELDSSIKFWAGQYVDITVTTEKGETITRSFSMANTPDEAEKLSFIIKKYPEGKFSGELDSGGIRVGAEVTIVGPYGTCFRREGRDGPLVLVGAGSGMSPIWSILNDHLKSGEERPVYFFYGARTREDLFHLDRIADLTARHPSVNFIPVLSHANGDASWEGSRGFVHESVDATLKELGVDGQGDVYACGPPPMIDALQPVLFMNGFEAERIFFDKFTTSSSATPGH from the coding sequence ATGAGTGACGCTCACACAGTGCGTCTGGAGCCGGTCGGCGTCGAATTCGAGGTCGAGAGCGGCGAGACGGTTCTGAATGCGGCATTTCGCCAGGGCATCGCGCTGCCGCACGGCTGCAAGGAAGGACAGTGTTCGGCCTGCAAATGCGTGCTGCTGGACGGCGAGGTCGACATGCTCAGATATTCGACTTTCGCACTTAACGACATGGAGAAGGACACCGGCCACATACTCCTGTGCCGGACGCTCGCCTACTCCGACATGGCAGTGGAACTGCTCAACTATGATGAGGAGGTCCTCTCAAAGTCGATCGCGGTGAAGACCTATTACGGACGGATCGTCCATATCGAGCGGCTGACACACGACATCCGCGGGATTGAGATCGAACTCGACTCGTCGATCAAGTTCTGGGCCGGTCAATATGTCGACATCACAGTCACAACGGAAAAAGGGGAGACGATTACGCGCTCGTTCTCCATGGCAAATACGCCGGACGAAGCCGAAAAGCTCTCCTTCATCATCAAGAAATACCCCGAAGGAAAATTCTCGGGAGAGCTCGATTCCGGAGGAATCCGGGTCGGAGCCGAAGTCACCATAGTCGGACCCTACGGCACTTGCTTCCGGCGTGAGGGGCGGGATGGACCACTCGTGCTCGTTGGCGCCGGTTCCGGGATGTCGCCGATCTGGTCGATCCTGAACGACCACCTGAAGAGCGGCGAGGAACGGCCGGTCTATTTCTTCTACGGCGCCCGGACGCGCGAGGATCTCTTTCATCTCGATCGGATCGCCGATCTGACGGCGCGCCACCCCAGCGTGAATTTCATCCCCGTGCTGTCGCATGCCAACGGCGACGCCTCCTGGGAGGGATCGCGGGGCTTCGTGCATGAAAGCGTCGATGCCACGCTGAAGGAACTGGGGGTGGACGGGCAGGGCGATGTCTATGCCTGCGGTCCGCCGCCGATGATCGACGCGCTGCAACCTGTCCTGTTCATGAACGGGTTCGAAGCGGAGCGGATCTTCTTCGACAAGTTCACCACGTCGTCCAGCGCCACACCAGGCCATTGA